The DNA segment ATGATCTGAATGATGTATCCAtgtgtttttaaaagtaataatcctaatgataattataataataataaaggaagaATATCAGTTTTCTCCTTGTCTGCACTGGCTGGATTTTTCTATGTTTGCAGCAGATGGAGTTGAATTTTTTCCCCCCTACATAACATGTCCTGCAGCAGTTATTCTTGAAATTTACATTTGCAATTCCTAAGCCTTTTAGCCAATTCAAATTTATTGGGAAGTCAACCAGACCCAGGAGAGAACCTggctaaaaaataaagttaaaaaaaaaattgatgaaaatgtaACAATTCATACCATTCTCAGAAATGCAGAACCAACCTTACATGCATGTAGCAACTTCACTCAGGCATTCCACATACCTGCAGAAGCACCAAAGACTACTCTTATCAACATCAttagaaaatgaaggaaatccTAAGAGGTAAAATTTCCAGTAATTTCTAGGTCACTTTGCTAGGTTCAATGCTTCAACAACATTaagggagaaagagaaaaatcagaagcaacttaaaaataaggtcaaaatcaaaatagaagtACCATAAAACAACTTTCTATTCATTCTCAGGCAAGGCCACAATATGTGCAAAAGGAGGCAGAAATGGATTAGAATAGATTATAGTAGAACTTCAAAGCCAAAAACTCAAGTATTAAGGGAGTGAGGAACAAATAGATTCTCCTGAATCATATTCCAAACAGTAAGATTATCAATGTGTCGAATATGAAAATTTCATTCTACTTCCCTACAGAATCTATACAACAAATAGATGTTAATCACATCTCATGAACATAAAGCTTTTACATCAAGGATATAATGAATCAGCGAATGCTCTATCAATTTTCTTGTGCATTGCTTGTGCCTGATGGCAAGATAATTCAAAGAATATAATTCTACTTAGTTTGTGTATCCACAACATCCGATTCAAAAAGTAAATGGAAACATTTAACTTTTGATTTTAACAATTATCTATTGAATAAATACAAATCTCTTTTCAATTTCCATTTGCAAGTGAGAGAGAAAGCTGTTGCCAATTGTCATCTGTCTCATAACTTCTTTCAAATGCTGCACCCAAATCTTTCTTCATAACTTCTTTCAATCACTTCTTCCAAGTTCCAAACATGAAGGATTCCCCTAAGCCTTCAGAAACATTCTTGATACAATGAACCTTATAGGCCAAAAGATACACACACACCATGTGCTGAGGTGATATGGTTGGAGGATGATAATGTGATGGCTCCCATGTGACCTGAAATGACTCTTCAAGGCAAGCAAGAGTGACATGGACAACTCCATAGTATGTGTAAGATCCACTGCACCCCTGGTGGCTCAGGGTCAGACCAGGGACACACTTTTAGCTTGAGCCTCAGGGAGGCCCAGGCTCAGCTTGTGACTCTGTGAATTGAATAAAGGTGACATAAGGCCTGGTGAGATTTGCTTTGGTAGCAAGATGTTGCAGACTTTCAAAGGCAAGGTTGCACGGATATTGATCCCCCAAAGACAAGAATGGAACCTAGATAGGCTATGATTGGTTACTTCCATTTCACCACACATGATGGTTAGCCATCTAAAAAACCAAGAGTGAAGATGCACTTGAAAGTTCTGCCTGACATCAAAAAcagagaaagaggagaagaaataCATCCTTGGAATCATATCTCTGCTCTGTCACCATCATCATCAAACTGCCTcagaatatattattataagtGCATTCTCTCTTCACCTGGAAACAGGTGGGCCTAGGACCACATGGACCCCCAAAGTTGGTATGCTCAGGCAACCTGCCCGCAAGAAATATCTGGTCACAAAGCAATATGAAATTGTTGTTCTGATTTCAAGTTTACATCTACTGATTCTTGATTCTCTGCTGTTTTCCATCTCTTGCAGCCTTCAAGGAAACTACGCCATATAAGCGCATTTGGTGGGAAAGGCATGTTAGAAATCACTTGTTCTGCTTCCTGAAGATGTCCACATCTAGCCAGTAAATCCACCACACAATGATAATGATCTATGTTTGGTTCAATCCCGCAACTCTTTTTCATTTGCCAAAACAACTCCATTCCTTCTTTCACCAAGCCACCATGTCTGCAAGCTGAAAACACTGCAACAAGAGCGACTCCATCTGGCTTAAACCCAAGTGACTCCATTTCCCTGAAGAGCTTTAATGCCTCATTTGCATAACCATTAACTCCTAGGGCTGAGATTAGAGCTGTCCATGTGATAATGTTTCTCTCAATAATTTTGTTGAAGATTTTCAATGAACTCTCAATACACCCACACTTTCCATACATGTCTATTAAGACATTGAATACAAAGGTGTCACAGAACTTAAAATCAGTCTTTATAATAAATCCATGAATAGAACTACCCAAAGCCAGGTTACAAAGTTTTGTGCAGACACTTAAGAGGCTCACTACAGTGTAATTGTCAGGATAAATTTGAGCCATCTGCATGTGTTTGAAAAGTTCAAAAACTTCTTTGTAATCACCATTTCTGGCACAAGCTGCAATCAAAATGTTCCAGGACACTATGTCAGGTTCTTCAAGTAGAGAAAACAAGTCCTGAGTTCTATGGTATTGGCCAATTTTGTTATAAACTCCAGCAATGGCATTAGATGGACCAACAAGGAGTGGTTTGTTAGAAGCAGCATCAAAGATCAAGGCATCAGATATGATACCATTTTTGGCATATGAGGTGATAAGAGCACTTGAGACATACTCATTTTGCTGATAACCCATTCTCATTATCAAACAGTGCAGCTGCTGCAGCTCAAAAACCAAGGATGACTTCAGAGCAgctgaaaatgaaaattcatttggGCAATAGCCTAATTGAAGCATTCTTTTCAATAACGAAACAGAGGAAAAGCACTTATTTGAGTAACCCAGAATCAATGCATTCCAACAAACCACATTCTTTTCATCTATCTCATCAAAACAGCAATGTGCAGATTCCAAGTTATCACATTTAGCATAGAAGTCAACCAATGCACTGCCCACAAAAACATTGGATTCAATTTTATTCCTGATTACTTTGGCATGGATGTATTCACCAAACACCAGAATCTGCAAGTTTGTACAGGAGTTAATAACACTAACAAATGTAGTCTCATTAGGCAAAACTCCATCAAGagacatttttaagaaaagcTCTAGCACTTTGCTCGGTCTCTCACTTTTTGCCAATGCCCCAATCATTGTGTTCCATGACACAACATCCCGAACACATCCCAGCTCAAACATTTTCTCCGCCAAACAAATGCAGGAGCATTTCACATACATATTAATAAGAGAATTGAGAACCGAAACTTCACAATCAAACCCATTTTTAATTAACAAATCATGTACTTGTTCTCCCAATTCCAAATCTTGTTCTGATGCAAATCCAGATAAAACACCCATGAAAGAACATTCAGATAAACCAGCTCCCGTCCTCATAAGCTCACGAAATAAAAACATAGATTCTTCAGAAAACCCATAATTCCCAAACAAGGATATCACTGTATTCCATGTTACCAAGTTCTTCTGCGGCATTTCTTCAAACGCACAAACCACCTCATCTATGCATCCATTCCTCCCAAATAAACTCAGCAAAGCTGTCCCGGCATAAGGATCAGCATGAAACAATCCACTCTTTACCATCTGTGCCTGCAATTGAAACCCCTGAGAAAGCTTCAACGAAGCACACGACAACAGACCCGCAAAGGTGTGCTGGGTTGGCTCGAACCCATAACGCCTCATCTCAGAAAACAAATTCCAAGCCTCCTCCACGCTTCCATTACGACTATAACCACCAATGATTGTATTGTACGATACCACGTTTCTTTGTGTCATTTCACCAAACACCTTACGCGCAGTCGATAACTCGCCCTGCAATACGTAGAGAGAAATGAGATTGTTGTAGAGAAAGATGGGTTGGGTTGAATTTGAGGCCATGGTGACGGTAAGTGCATGGAGAGGCTTGGTTTCTTTGAGAGTTGGAGCCTTTTTACATGCTTGTAGGAGCAGGAGGAGGCGTTGTTGCTGCATGAATTGGCCATGCAAGGACTGAGGGAGGACTTGGACTTCATTATAGGCATGGTTTCGAAAGGAGATTGAAGAGAAGAATTTGGAAAACGAAGAGGGGTCGTTGGGGTTGAGGATTTGTACGGATCTTGAAGCGGCCTTTCTCATGCGGTCCCAATCTCTATTGTCAATTTCGCTGGAATAatgatttctattttatttcttcaaatgTGAATGATAAATAGTTTTCAAAGTGTTTGTATCATTAAAAACAATAACTTAGTTGGCATTTGGTTATAAAAacgtattttattttttctttttcgaaAATGcttttgattaagaaaaagaaaataaaaactatttttaaaaaataaagagctTGTTGAgttatatgatttaaaaatagttttttgtttttaaaaataaaaaattatttttaaaattttttaacattgtttgaataacaattttttaaaaataaagtgaaataaaaaatcattttttaaaaataagtataaattattttaactgatttttaaaaataaaagaaaaatattaactcgtttgaccatattttttaaaatttgtttttaaaaactattttt comes from the Vitis vinifera cultivar Pinot Noir 40024 chromosome 12, ASM3070453v1 genome and includes:
- the LOC100247242 gene encoding pentatricopeptide repeat-containing protein At3g58590, which gives rise to MRKAASRSVQILNPNDPSSFSKFFSSISFRNHAYNEVQVLPQSLHGQFMQQQRLLLLLQACKKAPTLKETKPLHALTVTMASNSTQPIFLYNNLISLYVLQGELSTARKVFGEMTQRNVVSYNTIIGGYSRNGSVEEAWNLFSEMRRYGFEPTQHTFAGLLSCASLKLSQGFQLQAQMVKSGLFHADPYAGTALLSLFGRNGCIDEVVCAFEEMPQKNLVTWNTVISLFGNYGFSEESMFLFRELMRTGAGLSECSFMGVLSGFASEQDLELGEQVHDLLIKNGFDCEVSVLNSLINMYVKCSCICLAEKMFELGCVRDVVSWNTMIGALAKSERPSKVLELFLKMSLDGVLPNETTFVSVINSCTNLQILVFGEYIHAKVIRNKIESNVFVGSALVDFYAKCDNLESAHCCFDEIDEKNVVCWNALILGYSNKCFSSVSLLKRMLQLGYCPNEFSFSAALKSSLVFELQQLHCLIMRMGYQQNEYVSSALITSYAKNGIISDALIFDAASNKPLLVGPSNAIAGVYNKIGQYHRTQDLFSLLEEPDIVSWNILIAACARNGDYKEVFELFKHMQMAQIYPDNYTVVSLLSVCTKLCNLALGSSIHGFIIKTDFKFCDTFVFNVLIDMYGKCGCIESSLKIFNKIIERNIITWTALISALGVNGYANEALKLFREMESLGFKPDGVALVAVFSACRHGGLVKEGMELFWQMKKSCGIEPNIDHYHCVVDLLARCGHLQEAEQVISNMPFPPNALIWRSFLEGCKRWKTAENQESVDVNLKSEQQFHIAL